One window from the genome of Spiractinospora alimapuensis encodes:
- the narJ gene encoding nitrate reductase molybdenum cofactor assembly chaperone, giving the protein MRSRRRAERQRVTWQAVSFLLCYPDERLWEHRPLLRDALPSTVPASRPHLAEFLTHLESTDPRSLAEHYVATFDLRRRCCLYLTYYSDGDTRRRGEALAALKQRYREAGVELSEDELPDFLPVVAEFAALHGGESLLVEHRAGMELLRMALEDRGSPYAAVVRGLCASLPGSAPRDQAEARRLAAAGPPAENVGLEPFTPGGAR; this is encoded by the coding sequence ATGAGGAGCCGACGCAGGGCGGAGCGGCAACGCGTCACTTGGCAGGCGGTGTCGTTCCTGCTCTGCTACCCCGACGAACGGTTGTGGGAGCACCGGCCGCTGCTGCGTGACGCCCTGCCGTCCACCGTCCCGGCGAGCAGACCGCACCTCGCGGAGTTCCTCACCCACCTGGAGTCCACGGACCCCCGGTCGCTCGCGGAGCACTACGTCGCCACGTTCGACCTGCGGCGCCGCTGCTGCCTCTACCTCACCTACTACTCCGACGGGGACACCCGCCGCAGGGGCGAGGCACTCGCGGCGTTGAAGCAGCGCTACCGGGAGGCGGGCGTCGAGCTGAGTGAGGACGAGCTGCCGGACTTCCTGCCGGTGGTCGCCGAGTTCGCCGCCCTCCACGGCGGCGAGTCACTGCTGGTCGAGCATAGGGCCGGGATGGAGCTCCTGCGTATGGCGTTGGAGGACCGGGGCTCGCCCTACGCCGCCGTGGTGCGCGGGCTCTGCGCCAGCCTGCCGGGCAGCGCGCCACGCGACCAGGCCGAGGCCCGCCGTCTGGCCGCCGCCGGCCCGCCGGCCGAGAACGTGGGGCTGGAACCGTTCACCCCGGGAGGCGCCCGATGA
- a CDS encoding dihydrofolate reductase family protein, producing the protein MSDVIADISMSLDGYVTGPEPGRESGLGRDGEAIQRWVFSSHESPQDRAILEAAAKAPGAVIMGRNTFDFVDGPNGWNAEIGFGYDQPTQSWPPVFVVTHAAPEAPRLTTGFTFVTDGIDAALKAARDAAGGREVVVMGGASVIDQALAAGLVNRLRIHLSPVVMGSGTRLFDLVDERVLLSQSDVVVTPNATHLTYEVN; encoded by the coding sequence ATGAGCGACGTCATCGCGGACATATCCATGTCCCTGGACGGCTACGTCACTGGTCCAGAACCAGGTCGTGAAAGCGGCCTCGGCCGCGACGGGGAGGCGATCCAGCGGTGGGTCTTCTCCTCCCACGAATCACCACAGGACCGCGCCATCCTCGAAGCGGCGGCCAAGGCACCCGGCGCGGTGATCATGGGCCGGAACACCTTCGACTTCGTCGACGGCCCGAACGGTTGGAACGCGGAGATCGGCTTCGGCTACGACCAGCCGACCCAGTCGTGGCCGCCGGTCTTCGTCGTCACGCACGCGGCCCCCGAAGCCCCCCGGCTCACGACGGGGTTCACCTTCGTCACCGACGGAATCGACGCGGCGCTGAAGGCGGCCCGTGACGCGGCCGGCGGACGCGAGGTCGTCGTCATGGGCGGAGCCAGCGTGATCGACCAGGCCCTCGCCGCCGGGCTCGTCAACCGCCTGCGCATCCACCTCTCGCCGGTCGTCATGGGGTCCGGCACCCGACTGTTCGACCTGGTCGACGAGCGAGTCCTCCTCAGCCAGAGCGACGTCGTCGTGACACCGAACGCCACCCACCTGACCTACGAGGTGAACTAA
- a CDS encoding SLAC1 family transporter: MGDVPGGTRGRAVAEVRAVTPASGAEVMGTGIISIGLHLVGVEWLSLVLLVVAAALWVGLASVFAVRLGRDWEKWLRDAVTPAALTGVAGTAVLGVRVVMLGWLPVGAVMLALAAVLWVPVLVLVLGHLRRALPGAAYLVCVSTQSVVVLAAALATARGTPWVLWPGIAVFLLGLVLYVWVLQRFDFAQLRVGAGDHWVAGGATAISALAAARLTGVAWGAQRVDYWGAVPAHAVLAGFTWAMVAVALAWYLVLVACEIRWPRLRYNVRRWSTVFPLGMTAVACMIAGSVLGFPLLSLVGAVLVWPALVVWAVVGVGALRHVVGRIRVGSGAHPQHA; encoded by the coding sequence ATGGGAGATGTACCGGGTGGCACGCGGGGCCGGGCGGTGGCGGAGGTTCGGGCGGTCACCCCGGCGTCGGGCGCGGAGGTGATGGGGACCGGGATCATCTCGATCGGGCTCCACCTGGTGGGCGTCGAGTGGCTGTCGCTGGTGCTGTTGGTGGTCGCGGCGGCACTGTGGGTGGGGCTCGCGTCGGTGTTCGCCGTTCGGCTGGGGCGGGACTGGGAGAAGTGGCTGCGCGACGCGGTGACGCCGGCGGCGCTGACCGGGGTCGCGGGTACGGCGGTCCTCGGCGTGCGGGTGGTGATGCTGGGCTGGCTGCCGGTCGGCGCGGTGATGTTGGCGCTCGCCGCCGTGCTGTGGGTTCCGGTGCTGGTGCTCGTGCTCGGCCACCTGCGGCGTGCGCTGCCGGGGGCGGCCTATCTGGTATGCGTGTCGACGCAGTCCGTCGTGGTCCTCGCCGCCGCGCTCGCGACCGCCCGGGGAACCCCCTGGGTCCTCTGGCCCGGAATCGCGGTCTTCCTGCTCGGCCTGGTCCTCTACGTCTGGGTGCTGCAGCGTTTCGACTTCGCCCAGCTCCGGGTGGGGGCCGGCGACCACTGGGTGGCGGGCGGCGCCACCGCCATCTCCGCCCTGGCGGCGGCGCGACTGACCGGGGTGGCGTGGGGCGCGCAGCGCGTGGACTACTGGGGCGCGGTCCCCGCCCACGCCGTGCTCGCCGGCTTCACCTGGGCGATGGTCGCGGTCGCTCTCGCCTGGTACCTGGTGCTGGTGGCGTGCGAGATCCGCTGGCCGCGCCTGCGCTACAACGTGCGGCGATGGTCCACCGTCTTCCCGCTGGGGATGACCGCGGTCGCGTGCATGATCGCCGGTTCGGTCCTCGGTTTCCCGCTTCTCAGCCTCGTCGGCGCCGTGCTCGTTTGGCCGGCGCTTGTGGTCTGGGCGGTCGTGGGGGTCGGCGCGCTCCGGCACGTGGTGGGCCGGATCCGGGTGGGCTCCGGCGCGCACCCCCAGCACGCCTGA
- a CDS encoding winged helix-turn-helix transcriptional regulator — protein sequence MRSYADACGITRALDLVGERWAIPVVRELMFGPRRYSDLATALPGVSTNILGSRLKELTEAGVVEKRRLPAPAASTVYALTPWGEALEPVLIALGRWAAHTPTDLENHAFSASSFALSLKTTFDPVAAAEVNVRLCLEMGEDVFDAEVGDGAFAIQRSPDPARASASTTRVVAEPKTLADLVYADLDLTEATRNGSLRLDGSARSVDSFTRCFTLPERQKEGIR from the coding sequence ATGCGAAGCTACGCGGACGCCTGCGGAATCACTCGGGCCCTCGACCTGGTCGGGGAGCGCTGGGCCATACCTGTGGTGCGCGAGCTGATGTTCGGCCCGCGTCGGTACTCGGACCTCGCCACCGCCCTCCCGGGGGTGAGTACGAACATCCTCGGGTCCCGCCTCAAGGAACTGACCGAGGCCGGCGTGGTCGAGAAGCGCCGGTTGCCCGCACCCGCGGCCTCCACCGTCTACGCGCTGACCCCCTGGGGCGAGGCTCTCGAACCCGTCCTGATCGCGCTGGGACGCTGGGCCGCCCACACACCGACCGACCTGGAGAACCACGCCTTCAGCGCCTCATCGTTCGCGCTGTCCCTGAAGACGACGTTCGACCCGGTCGCGGCCGCCGAGGTGAATGTCCGCCTGTGCCTGGAGATGGGGGAGGACGTGTTCGACGCCGAGGTCGGCGACGGAGCGTTCGCGATCCAGCGGTCCCCCGATCCGGCCCGGGCCTCCGCCTCCACGACGCGCGTCGTGGCCGAGCCGAAGACCCTCGCCGACCTCGTCTACGCGGATCTCGACCTGACCGAGGCGACGAGGAACGGCTCGCTACGCCTCGACGGGTCGGCCCGATCCGTCGACAGCTTCACCCGATGCTTCACCCTGCCCGAACGACAGAAGGAAGGAATTCGATGA
- a CDS encoding LysE family translocator has protein sequence MTDNFPMDLALLLAFTLAVLVVSVTPGPDLVFIGANALASGRTVGVVAAAGVSTGLAVHTVAVAFGLGALIHTAPMVLDAVRIVGAGVLIVLAVAALRSSKEADGAASEATPPARSLTRTFGLATLTNLANPKVILFFLAFFPQFLTVGPGSWPVTAQLLVLGAVYVVLCFGVTGTVGALVGTMSDRLTPRTAARRWLGRAAAAVFGGLAVRLIWETASP, from the coding sequence ATGACCGACAATTTCCCCATGGACCTCGCTCTGCTACTGGCGTTCACCCTCGCGGTCCTGGTCGTGAGCGTCACTCCCGGGCCCGACCTCGTCTTCATCGGCGCGAACGCCCTCGCGTCCGGCCGGACCGTGGGAGTGGTCGCGGCGGCCGGAGTCAGTACGGGGCTCGCGGTGCACACGGTCGCCGTCGCGTTCGGGTTGGGGGCGCTCATCCACACGGCGCCGATGGTTCTGGACGCGGTGCGAATCGTTGGCGCCGGCGTCCTGATCGTCCTGGCCGTGGCGGCGCTCCGCTCGAGCAAGGAGGCGGACGGCGCGGCCTCCGAGGCGACGCCACCCGCGCGCTCGCTCACGCGGACGTTCGGCCTGGCGACCCTCACGAACCTGGCCAACCCGAAGGTGATCCTGTTCTTCCTCGCCTTCTTCCCCCAGTTCCTGACCGTCGGCCCGGGGAGCTGGCCGGTCACCGCGCAGCTCCTGGTGCTGGGAGCCGTCTACGTCGTTCTCTGCTTCGGGGTGACCGGGACGGTGGGGGCGCTGGTGGGCACGATGTCGGACCGGCTCACGCCGCGGACGGCGGCCCGACGCTGGCTCGGCCGCGCCGCCGCGGCGGTATTCGGTGGGCTCGCGGTCCGCCTCATCTGGGAAACCGCGTCCCCCTGA
- a CDS encoding nitroreductase family deazaflavin-dependent oxidoreductase produces MSEANREPILYGPEHVRRYRETNGAEGHHWVRGTTVLLLTTTGRKTGEKHTTPLIYREIDGRYVIVASNGGAENHPAWYLNIQADPAVVAQVGSEMFPALASTASDAERPMLWSEMTEVWPDYDDYQKTTDRIIPVVVLEPNT; encoded by the coding sequence ATGAGCGAAGCCAACCGGGAACCGATCCTCTATGGACCCGAACACGTCCGTCGCTACCGGGAGACCAACGGCGCCGAGGGCCACCACTGGGTGCGCGGCACCACCGTCCTTCTCCTGACCACGACGGGCCGCAAGACCGGGGAGAAGCACACCACACCACTGATCTACCGCGAGATCGACGGGCGATACGTCATCGTCGCGTCCAACGGCGGCGCCGAGAATCACCCCGCGTGGTACCTGAACATCCAGGCCGACCCCGCGGTCGTGGCCCAGGTCGGGTCGGAGATGTTCCCCGCCCTGGCCAGCACGGCCAGCGACGCCGAACGCCCGATGCTCTGGTCGGAGATGACCGAGGTCTGGCCCGACTACGACGACTACCAGAAGACGACCGACCGGATCATCCCCGTCGTCGTCCTGGAGCCCAACACCTGA
- the narI gene encoding respiratory nitrate reductase subunit gamma, with the protein MSVLGVMLWGVAPYLMLLLLVGGLIWRRRYDRFGWTTRSSQLYESRLLRVGSPLFHIGILVVIVGHVIGLVIPESWTSALGMSNAQYHVLALALGIPAGVCTLGGIALLIWRRRSSGPVFSATTVNDKAMYVVLVLAIATGLATTLVAAGAAFGGASETNYRETVSPWFRSLFVLRPDIDSMGAASLNYQIHTLIGMALIAIMPFTRLVHAFAAPWQYLFRPYVVYRSRAPRDYPRTAAEPRGWDPVSRRQ; encoded by the coding sequence ATGAGTGTGCTGGGTGTGATGCTGTGGGGCGTCGCCCCGTACCTGATGCTCCTACTGCTGGTGGGCGGGCTGATCTGGCGTCGCCGCTACGACCGCTTCGGCTGGACCACCCGCTCCTCCCAGCTCTATGAGTCCCGGCTGCTGCGGGTGGGCAGCCCGCTGTTCCACATCGGCATCCTCGTCGTCATCGTCGGGCACGTCATCGGGCTGGTGATCCCCGAGTCCTGGACCAGCGCCCTGGGGATGAGCAACGCGCAGTACCACGTGCTGGCGTTGGCGCTCGGCATCCCCGCCGGCGTCTGCACCCTGGGCGGCATCGCGCTGTTGATCTGGCGCCGCAGGTCCTCCGGGCCCGTCTTCAGCGCGACCACGGTGAACGACAAGGCCATGTACGTGGTGCTGGTGCTGGCGATCGCCACCGGGCTGGCCACCACGCTGGTCGCGGCGGGCGCGGCGTTCGGCGGAGCGTCGGAGACCAACTACCGCGAGACGGTCTCCCCCTGGTTCCGCAGCCTGTTCGTGCTGCGGCCCGACATCGACAGCATGGGCGCGGCGAGCCTCAACTACCAGATCCACACCCTGATCGGGATGGCCCTGATCGCCATCATGCCGTTCACCCGGCTCGTACACGCCTTCGCGGCGCCGTGGCAGTACCTGTTCCGGCCCTACGTCGTGTACCGCAGCCGAGCGCCGCGCGACTACCCACGCACCGCGGCGGAGCCCCGAGGCTGGGACCCGGTGTCGCGACGCCAGTGA
- a CDS encoding dihydrofolate reductase family protein, whose protein sequence is MGRLIVYEFCSIDGRFDGPAGEEMDWVQRNFSLEIEQDLAKQYTRIGAFLMGRSTFDALASYWPTPAAAHEHLVDAMNTIPKLVVSHRPDVDAWPGSHHLGPDPLSALREELAARGDIMLIGSHDVARQLADADLVDEYRLLVIPEIVGGGRVLFPDSGPPSRWTTTRSERFDTGAVALHLSRPPRE, encoded by the coding sequence ATGGGACGCCTTATCGTCTACGAATTCTGCTCCATCGACGGCCGGTTCGACGGTCCCGCGGGCGAGGAGATGGACTGGGTCCAGCGGAACTTCAGCCTGGAGATCGAACAGGACCTGGCCAAGCAGTACACGCGGATCGGCGCCTTCCTGATGGGCCGGTCCACGTTCGACGCGCTCGCCTCGTACTGGCCGACGCCGGCCGCCGCGCACGAGCACCTCGTCGACGCGATGAACACCATTCCCAAGCTCGTCGTGTCCCACCGCCCCGACGTCGACGCCTGGCCCGGATCGCACCACCTCGGGCCCGACCCCCTGTCAGCGCTGCGCGAGGAGCTGGCGGCGCGTGGGGACATCATGCTCATCGGGAGCCACGACGTCGCGCGCCAGCTCGCCGACGCCGACCTCGTCGACGAGTACCGTCTCCTGGTTATCCCCGAGATCGTCGGTGGCGGCCGGGTGCTCTTCCCCGACTCCGGCCCGCCGAGTCGGTGGACCACGACGCGTTCGGAGCGGTTCGACACCGGCGCGGTCGCCCTGCACCTCTCGCGGCCACCGCGCGAGTGA
- a CDS encoding FAD-dependent oxidoreductase, with the protein MSAQRLSGDVEVAVIGTGLMGSAAAWELARRGHEVLALERFQLGHRDGSSHGSARIVRHAYEDPFYVRLAAKAIDLWRELEDDSGERLLSMVGGVDHGTPERIRDVAAALSAEGVEHELLSPRDAGERWPGLRFEHTALFHPAAGTVDADAAVAAFLDRARHRGVTIQAETEVRRISVPDDGPDARARIETDRGTFTARRVVVAAGPWAPDLLGGLVPLPRMTVTQHNVFHFPRRDPRVEWPVTIHWGAPVYYSTPGGRDGGPDRGRKVTEYRDPDAVPTTGDSRTGVVNPAARKRVRDYVEEWLPGLSGQPFAESTCLYTSTDNEDFVLDRRGPVVVCSPCSGHGAKFAPLIGGVAADLVAGNGPLSPRFALPE; encoded by the coding sequence GTGTCCGCGCAGAGACTGTCGGGAGACGTCGAGGTCGCGGTCATCGGAACCGGCCTCATGGGATCGGCGGCCGCGTGGGAGCTCGCCCGGCGGGGACACGAGGTTCTCGCCCTGGAACGCTTCCAGTTGGGGCACCGCGACGGCAGCTCGCACGGCAGCGCGCGGATCGTGCGCCACGCCTACGAGGATCCTTTCTACGTGCGGCTCGCCGCCAAGGCCATCGACCTGTGGCGTGAGCTGGAGGACGACTCCGGGGAACGGCTGCTGTCGATGGTCGGCGGTGTCGACCACGGAACACCGGAGCGGATCCGCGACGTCGCCGCAGCCCTCAGCGCCGAGGGCGTGGAGCACGAGCTGCTGTCGCCCCGGGACGCGGGCGAGCGGTGGCCGGGTCTCCGCTTCGAGCACACGGCGCTGTTCCACCCCGCCGCCGGAACCGTGGACGCCGACGCGGCGGTGGCGGCGTTCCTCGACCGTGCCCGCCACCGGGGGGTGACGATCCAGGCCGAGACGGAGGTGCGTCGGATCTCGGTTCCCGACGACGGGCCGGACGCCAGGGCGAGGATCGAGACCGACCGCGGCACGTTCACGGCGCGACGTGTGGTGGTCGCCGCCGGACCCTGGGCCCCTGACCTCCTTGGCGGCCTCGTTCCGCTGCCACGGATGACGGTGACGCAGCACAACGTCTTCCACTTCCCGCGCCGGGATCCCCGAGTGGAGTGGCCGGTCACCATCCACTGGGGCGCGCCGGTCTACTACTCGACCCCCGGCGGTCGGGACGGCGGCCCGGACCGGGGCCGGAAGGTCACCGAGTACCGAGATCCGGACGCGGTCCCCACGACCGGCGACTCACGCACCGGCGTCGTCAACCCGGCGGCCCGCAAACGTGTCCGCGACTATGTGGAGGAGTGGCTCCCCGGCCTGAGCGGCCAACCGTTCGCCGAGTCCACCTGCCTGTACACCTCCACCGACAACGAGGACTTCGTCCTCGACCGCCGGGGACCCGTCGTCGTATGTTCGCCGTGTTCCGGCCACGGCGCGAAGTTCGCCCCCCTCATCGGTGGAGTCGCCGCCGACCTCGTCGCCGGCAACGGGCCCCTGTCGCCCCGCTTCGCGCTGCCCGAGTAG
- a CDS encoding SAM-dependent methyltransferase, with product MTDDQHTPEWPPSGMDLGKPTIARAYDALLGGKDNFAADRALADHATEHIPGLRESAWENRKVLVRGVRHLAGTLGMDQFLDLGSGLPTVQNTHEVAQAHNPDARVVYVDIDPMVLAHGRAILATNGRTSVFTGDVRDPKSILGHSAVTDRLDFSRPAVIMLVGMLHYLSPDVVDEVVTAYRDALAPGSYLFMTSLVDTGLPAQQELARITRESLEEGWARTPEEIEAQFGDFELLSPGVVYTALWRPDEPTDPNNLTAGEQLGMAGLAKKLA from the coding sequence ATGACCGACGACCAGCACACCCCCGAGTGGCCGCCTTCCGGGATGGACCTCGGCAAGCCCACCATCGCCCGCGCCTACGACGCGCTCCTGGGCGGTAAGGACAACTTCGCGGCGGACCGGGCGCTGGCCGACCACGCCACCGAACACATTCCCGGCCTGCGGGAGTCGGCCTGGGAGAACCGCAAGGTCCTCGTGCGCGGGGTGCGCCACCTGGCCGGCACCCTGGGAATGGACCAGTTCCTGGACCTCGGTAGCGGGCTTCCCACCGTGCAGAACACCCACGAGGTCGCCCAGGCCCACAACCCCGACGCCCGTGTCGTCTACGTCGACATCGACCCGATGGTGCTGGCCCACGGCCGCGCGATCCTGGCCACCAACGGCCGTACGTCGGTGTTCACCGGGGACGTGCGCGACCCGAAGTCCATCCTGGGCCACTCCGCCGTCACCGACCGGCTCGACTTCTCCCGCCCGGCGGTCATCATGCTGGTGGGGATGCTGCACTACCTGTCCCCCGACGTGGTGGACGAGGTGGTCACCGCCTACCGCGACGCGCTCGCCCCCGGCAGCTACCTGTTCATGACCTCCCTGGTCGACACCGGCCTCCCCGCCCAGCAGGAACTCGCCCGCATCACCCGCGAAAGCCTCGAGGAGGGCTGGGCCCGCACCCCAGAAGAGATCGAAGCCCAGTTCGGCGACTTCGAACTCCTGAGCCCCGGAGTCGTCTACACCGCCCTCTGGCGCCCCGACGAACCCACCGACCCCAACAACCTGACCGCCGGCGAACAACTCGGCATGGCAGGATTAGCCAAGAAGCTGGCCTAA
- the narH gene encoding nitrate reductase subunit beta codes for MKVMAQLAMVMNLDKCIGCHTCSVTCKQTWTNREGVEYVWFNNVETRPGQGYPRRYEDQERWQGGWVRTRGGRLRPRSGGRLRRLASIFANPLMPSIKDYYEPWTYDYENLTSAPLSEEFPTAKPYSLITGEPTKVEWSANWDDDLGGGPELALNDPVLSRVSEDIRLEYERAFMFYLPRICEHCLNPSCVAACPSGAMYKRAEDGIVLVDQDRCRGWRMCVTGCPYKKVYFNHKTGKAEKCTFCYPRVEVGMPTVCSETCVGRLRYIGVLLYDVDRVSTAAATENEKDLYEAQLGVFLDPDDDEVRAAAIRDGVPESWVDAARRSPVHALVNKYRVALPLHPEYRTMPMVWYIPPLSPVVDKLRETGHDAEDSGNLFGAIEALRIPVSYLAGLFTAGDPKPVTWVLRRLAAMRSYMRDQTLGGEPDPAKPRGVGMSPEEMEAMYRLLALAKYEDRYVIPAQAEGDAAALEETACPVDYGEGGDEYFGEASGAPPSASVEDFHALKERQTSHDVTHPTNRRARVNLLNWDGKGRPDGMFPPRAEGST; via the coding sequence ATGAAGGTCATGGCGCAACTCGCGATGGTGATGAACCTCGACAAGTGCATCGGCTGCCACACCTGCTCGGTCACGTGCAAGCAGACGTGGACCAACCGGGAGGGCGTCGAGTACGTCTGGTTCAACAACGTGGAGACCCGTCCCGGGCAGGGCTACCCCCGCCGGTACGAGGACCAGGAACGGTGGCAGGGAGGCTGGGTCCGCACCCGTGGGGGACGGCTGCGCCCCCGGTCGGGCGGCCGGCTGCGCCGCCTGGCGTCCATCTTCGCCAACCCCCTGATGCCGAGCATCAAGGACTACTACGAACCCTGGACCTACGACTACGAGAACCTCACCTCCGCCCCCCTGTCGGAGGAGTTCCCGACCGCGAAGCCCTACTCCCTGATCACGGGGGAGCCCACCAAGGTGGAGTGGAGCGCGAACTGGGACGACGACCTCGGCGGCGGGCCGGAGCTGGCGCTCAACGACCCGGTGCTGTCGCGGGTCTCGGAGGACATCCGGCTGGAGTACGAACGCGCCTTCATGTTCTACCTGCCCCGGATCTGCGAGCACTGCCTCAACCCGAGCTGCGTCGCCGCCTGCCCTTCCGGCGCGATGTACAAGCGGGCCGAGGACGGGATCGTGCTCGTCGACCAGGACCGCTGCCGGGGCTGGCGCATGTGCGTCACGGGGTGCCCGTACAAGAAGGTGTACTTCAACCACAAGACCGGCAAGGCCGAGAAGTGCACGTTCTGCTATCCACGGGTCGAGGTCGGCATGCCCACCGTGTGCTCCGAGACCTGCGTGGGCCGGCTGCGCTACATCGGGGTGCTCCTCTACGACGTCGACCGCGTCTCCACCGCCGCCGCGACCGAGAACGAGAAGGACCTCTACGAGGCGCAGCTCGGGGTGTTCCTCGACCCGGACGACGACGAGGTCCGCGCGGCGGCGATCCGGGACGGCGTCCCCGAGAGCTGGGTCGACGCCGCGCGGCGCTCCCCCGTCCACGCGCTGGTCAACAAGTACCGGGTCGCCCTGCCCCTGCATCCGGAGTACCGCACCATGCCCATGGTCTGGTACATCCCGCCGCTGTCCCCCGTGGTGGACAAGCTGCGCGAGACCGGCCACGACGCCGAAGACTCCGGGAACCTGTTCGGCGCGATCGAGGCCCTGCGCATCCCCGTGTCCTACCTGGCCGGACTCTTCACGGCGGGGGACCCGAAGCCGGTCACCTGGGTACTGCGCCGCCTCGCGGCGATGCGCTCCTACATGCGCGACCAGACCCTCGGCGGCGAGCCCGATCCGGCGAAGCCGCGGGGCGTGGGGATGTCGCCGGAGGAGATGGAGGCGATGTACCGCCTGCTGGCGCTGGCCAAGTACGAGGACCGTTACGTCATCCCCGCGCAGGCCGAGGGGGACGCGGCGGCCCTGGAGGAGACGGCGTGCCCCGTGGACTACGGCGAGGGCGGCGACGAGTACTTCGGGGAGGCGTCCGGGGCGCCGCCCTCGGCCAGCGTGGAGGACTTCCACGCCCTCAAGGAGCGCCAGACCAGCCACGACGTGACCCACCCGACCAACCGCCGGGCCCGGGTCAATCTACTGAACTGGGACGGCAAGGGGCGCCCCGACGGGATGTTCCCGCCACGCGCCGAGGGGTCCACATGA
- a CDS encoding YbaK/EbsC family protein, which produces MTDIALHPNAQNIADILTVKGLAGSRVRMLPERAASAAEAARLVGCEVGAIANSLVFDADGEAVLVLASGAHRVDAAKAAKALEVAALRRATPDFVREATGQVIGGVSPVGHPAPLRTLIDEDLTQFERIWAAAGHPNAVFSTTYAELLDITGATPAVVA; this is translated from the coding sequence ATGACTGACATCGCGCTGCACCCCAACGCACAGAACATCGCCGACATCCTCACGGTCAAGGGCCTGGCCGGGAGCCGTGTCCGCATGCTGCCCGAGCGGGCCGCGAGCGCGGCCGAGGCCGCCCGGCTGGTCGGCTGCGAGGTGGGTGCGATCGCCAACAGCCTCGTCTTCGACGCCGACGGCGAGGCCGTGCTCGTCCTGGCCAGCGGCGCGCACCGGGTCGACGCGGCGAAGGCGGCCAAGGCGCTGGAGGTCGCCGCGCTCCGGCGCGCCACCCCGGACTTCGTGCGGGAGGCGACCGGGCAGGTCATCGGTGGCGTCTCGCCAGTGGGTCACCCGGCACCACTGCGCACCCTCATCGACGAGGACCTCACCCAGTTCGAGCGGATCTGGGCCGCCGCCGGGCACCCGAACGCGGTCTTCTCGACGACCTACGCCGAACTCCTCGACATCACCGGCGCCACCCCCGCCGTCGTCGCCTGA